Proteins from a single region of Lates calcarifer isolate ASB-BC8 linkage group LG19, TLL_Latcal_v3, whole genome shotgun sequence:
- the mocs1 gene encoding LOW QUALITY PROTEIN: molybdenum cofactor biosynthesis protein 1 (The sequence of the model RefSeq protein was modified relative to this genomic sequence to represent the inferred CDS: deleted 1 base in 1 codon): MASHGSMFCRLFNSHNNLTKFRKLFAKCVNDNIQRPYSSVTHKENEVELGDSTLAAPNFAASLKTRSRQERLREDSILPFSSFLTDNFGRRHTYLRISLTEKCNLRCQYCMPEEGIKLTPRGQLLSTSEVLTLARLFVQEGVDKIRLTGGEPLIRPDVVDIIAELRKLEGLKTIAVTTNGMNLARLLPKLKDAGLDLINISLDSLVPAKFEFIVRRKGFHKVMEGIDMAIEMGYNPVKVNCVVMRGLNEDELLDFVALTEKKPLDVRFIEYMPFDGNKWNFKKMVSYQEMLDRIRQQWPKLEMLQTGHTDTAKTFKVQGFKGQVGFITSMSDHFCGSCNRLRITADGSLKVCLFGNSEVSLRDVLRSGASDEELLQIIGAAVGRKKKQHAGMFSISQMKNRPMILIGTTSQRPLSLPKSQDSQRAFSIVSQPAIDTFFFPAAAPHMCHSCSRRVLNREGFLCLSDCTASTQAAHDCCTGTLKTGGTHVRSHIKKEKPNATDNLHSVASLHSSEFGSGFTFTSCHTKTASYTTRTNVDINEDCLRYAQARGPNISRRHLLRTPGTPIFCTLMNAKINLQHQSVRLCHNTSSSENPTVKVRQSVSVQTKSDTNVSSTQLDETTEAQLTHTDAQGRATMVDVGGKVPTRRTAAACAIVILGPTAFRLLRDNQLAKGDALAVAQLAGIMASKQTSALIPLCHPLPLDHISVTFDLDELQNATVITATCSTTGRTGVEMEALTAASVAALTLYDMCKAVSHDIIITDIKLVSKIGGKRDFHRHP, encoded by the exons ATGGCTTCTCACGGTAGCATGTTCTGCCGTTTATTTAACAGCCATAACAATTTAACTAAATTCAGGAAACTCTTCGCAAAATGCGTAAATGACAACATTCAGCGGCCGTATTCTAGCGTTACGCACAAGGAAAATGAAGTTGAACTTGGAGACTCGACTTTAGCTGCTCCCAACTTTGCCGCATCTCTGAAAACGAGGTCAAGACAG GAGAGGCTAAGAGAGGACAGCATACTGCCCTTCTCATCGTTCTTGACTGATAACTTTGGCCGGAGGCACACCTACCTACGCATCTCCCTAACAGAGAAATGCAACCTGCGTT GTCAGTACTGTATGCCAGAGGAGGGGATCAAGCTTACACCACGGGGCCAGCTGCTGTCCACCTCAGAGGTATTAACCCTGGCTCGCCTCTTCGTCCAGGAGGGGGTAGACAAAATCCGTCTCACTGGAGGAGAGCCCCTTATCAGACCTGATGTAGTGGATATCATTg CGGAACTCAGGAAGTTGGAAGGCCTTAAAACCATTGCAGTAACAACCAAC GGCATGAACTTGGCTAGGCTTCTGCCTAAGCTGAAAGATGCTGGCCTCGACCTGATTAACATCAGCCTGGATTCACTGGTCCCTGCCAAATTTGAATTTATTGTCAGGCGGAAAG ggTTCCACAAGGTCATGGAGGGCATTGATATGGCCATTGAGATGGGCTACAACCCAGTCAAG GTCAACTGTGTGGTCATGCGAGGCCTCAATGAGGATGAGCTGCTAGATTTTGTGGCGCTAACAGAGAAGAAGCCTCTGGATGTGCGCTTCATTGAATACATGCCCTTCGATG gcaACAAGTGGAACTTTAAGAAGATGGTGAGTTACCAGGAGATGTTGGACCGCATCAGGCAGCAGTGGCCTAAGCTAGAAATGCTTCAgactggacacacagacactgccAAG ACATTTAAAGTGCAAGGCTTCAAAGGTCAGGTGGGCTTCATCACCTCCATGTCTGACCACTTCTGTGGCTCCTGCAACCGCTTACGCATCACTGCAGACGGCAGTCTCAAG gtgtgtttgtttggcaaCTCTGAGGTGTCGCTCAGAGATGTCTTGCGCTCTGGGGCATCAGATGAAGAACTCCTGCAAATCATTGGAGCAGCTGTGGGCAGGAAGAAGAAACAACATGCAG gCATGTTCAGTATCTCCCAGATGAAAAACAGACCTATGATCCTCATTG GCACCACATCTCAAAGGCCTTTGTCTCTGCCAAAGTCACAAGACAGTCAGAGGGCTTTCTCCATTGTTTCCCAGCCTGCAATCGACACATTCTtctttccagcagcagctcctcacaTGTGTCACTCATGCAGCAGGAGAGTCCTGAATAGAGAGGGGTTTTTGTGCCTTTCAGATTGCACTGCTTCAACACAGGCAGCCCATGATTGCTGCACTGGAACCTTAAAGACTGGGGGTACCCATGTTAGGTCACatatcaaaaaagaaaaacctaatGCAACAGACAACCTCCACAGTGTAGCATCTCTTCACTCCTCTGAGTTTGGTAGTGGTTTCACTTTCACCAGTTGTCACACTAAGACTGCAAGTTATACTACACGCACAAATGTCGACATTAATGAAGACTGTCTCAGGTACGCACAAGCCAGGGGTCCTAATATTTCAAGGAGACACTTGCTCAGGACCCCAGGAACCCCTATTTTTTGCACACTAATGAATGCCAAAATAAATCTTCAACACCAGAGTGTTAGACTGTGCCACAATACAAGTTCCAGTGAAAACCCAACTGTCAAAGTCAGACAGTCTGTGAGTGTTCAGACCAAGTCAGACACAAATGTTTCCAGCACTCAGTTAGATGAAACTACAGAAGCCCAGCTGACCCATACAGACGCCCAGGGCCGAGCCACCATGGTAGATGTTGGGGGGAAAGTTCCAACACGTCGAACAGCCGCAGCCTGTGCCATCGTCATCCTGGGCCCCACCGCTTTCCGGCTGCTTCGGGATAACCAGCTGGCCAAGGGTGATGCCTTGGCTGTGGCACAGTTGGCCGGCATCATGGCTTCCAAACAGACCTCAGCCCTCATCCCTCTTTGCCACCCGCTCCCCTTAGACCACATCTCTGTTACCTTTGACCTGGATGAGCTGCAGAACGCCACAGTCATCACAGCAACGTGTAGCACTACGGGCAGGACTGGAGTTGAGATGGAGGCTTTGACAGCTGCTTCTGTGGCAGCACTGACCCTGTATGACATGTGCAAGGCAGTGagccatgacatcatcatcacagacatAAAACTGGTCAGTAAGATAGGCGGAAAGAGGGACTTTCATCGTCATCCTTGA